One genomic segment of Desmodus rotundus isolate HL8 chromosome 5, HLdesRot8A.1, whole genome shotgun sequence includes these proteins:
- the ASRGL1 gene encoding isoaspartyl peptidase/L-asparaginase yields MNPVVVVHGGGASSISKDRKERVRQGIIQAATMGYNILKEGGSAVDAVEGAVAVLENDPEFNAGCGSVLNVNGEVEMDASIMSGKDLSSGAVSAVQCIANPIKLARLVMEKTPHCFLTGQGAAEFAAAMGIPAVPGEQLVTERNVRNLQKEKHEKAAQKPDQQKNLGTVGAVALDSTGNVAYATSTGGIVNKMVGRVGDTPCIGSGGYADNGIGAISTTGHGESILKVNLARLTLFHVEQGKTLEEAADMSLGYMKSKLKGLGGVILVDKAGDWAVKWTSASMPWAAAKDGKLHSGIDLNETSIIDLP; encoded by the exons ATGAATCCCGTCGTCGTGGTCCACGGTGGCGGAGCCAGCAGTATCTCCAAGGACCGCAAAGAGCGGGTGCGCCAGGGAATCATCCAAGCCGCCACCATGGGGTACAACATCCTAAAGGAAGGAGGGAGCGCAGTTGACGCTGTGGAAGGAGCTGTGGCCGTCCTGGAAAATGATCCCGAGTTCAATGCAG GTTGTGGCTCCGTCCTGAACGTCAATGGTGAGGTTGAAATGGATGCTAGCATCATGAGCGGGAAAGACCTGTCTTCAGGAGCCGTGTCTGCAGTCCAGTGCATCGCGAATCCCATCAAACTCGCGCGGCTTGTCATGGAAAAG ACACCTCACTGCTTCCTGACTGGCCAGGGTGCCGCAGAATTCGCAGCCGCCATGGGGATCCCAGCAGTTCCTGGGGAGCAGCTGGTAACAGAGAGAAACGTCAGAAACCTACAAAAAGAGAAGCATGAGAAAGCTGCTCAGAAACCAGACCAGCAAAA GAACTTGGGAACCGTGGGAGCCGTCGCCCTGGACTCCACAGGAAACGTGGCTTACGCAACCTCAACGGGGGGCATCGTGAATAAAATGGTCGGCCGCGTGGGGGACACGCCGTGCATAG GATCCGGAGGTTATGCTGACAACGGCATTGGGGCCATTTCAACAACAGGGCACGGGGAAAGCATCCTGAAGGTGAATCTGGCCAGACTCACACTCTTCCACGTAGAGCAAG GAAAGACACTAGAAGAGGCTGCTGATATGTCGTTGGGTTATATGAAGTCCAAGCTCAAAGGTTTGGGTGGCGTCATCTTGGTCGACAAAGCCGGAGACTGGGCAGTGAAGTGGACCTCTGCGTCCATGCCCTGGGCGGCCGCCAAGGACGGCAAGCTGCACTCCGGCATCGATCTTAATGAGACCAGTATCATCGACCTGCCCTAA